The following are encoded together in the Desulfurellaceae bacterium genome:
- a CDS encoding DUF1156 domain-containing protein: MSLQTPIQAKLFPPPSRPHLSTTGRGIERQFNIPFVAGLALREKQIQQNYRPIIAVHKWFARRPGTLFRALLLSEFAAGPVQDTFFQAHQLKGIRVADPFMGGGTPLLEANRAGCDVLGYDINPMAYWIVKQEIERLDLPTYQKAAYEVSARLEEQVGPWYRTTCLSCRQPDAQVKYFVWVKTQQCSKCGKNFNLFPGFLLAENRRHPKNVLVCSVCGELNEVADKKAPGVCAQCSNPLLLKGPARRNRCQCPQCGEINTYPQRHNGPPQHRMFAIEYHCLHCQPHHRGRFFKKPDSGDLATYTQAAQAWDCVRSTYVPDEEIPAGDETDRLHRWGYRYYREMFNERQRFGLELLCRAIHEQTDERIKQALATNLSDLLRYQNTLCRYDAYALKSLDIFSVHGFPVGLIECESNLLGIVNQRTGNNVGSGGWSNIVEKFLKAKQYGDHPFEIDHREGRKVQIPIRGEWIGEGHRDGAARQVFLTCGSSTQAEIPPGSLDAVLTDPPYFANVQYAELMDFCYVWLRRLLGKKEQAFRRKSTRNKDELTGNATMARDITHFTWGLSAVVCRMADALKPGAPFVFTYHHRTIEAYFPLAIALLDAGLVCSASLPCPAEMGASIHINGTTSSVVDTVFVCRSTGHVSRRTLVSTAEEVTRLVTDDLAQLRESGLKPSRGDARCIAYGHLIRLAVWILRGEWRPEHPVEEKMRRVASAVQSLGGVSEIEQHLPDDLLQKVNGKNFQIHETTTAYGPDDELSF, encoded by the coding sequence GCGAGAGAAGCAAATTCAACAAAACTACCGTCCGATCATTGCGGTCCATAAATGGTTTGCGCGGAGACCGGGAACACTGTTCCGGGCGCTACTCCTCTCAGAGTTTGCCGCCGGCCCAGTTCAAGACACTTTCTTTCAGGCCCACCAGCTCAAGGGGATAAGAGTTGCCGACCCGTTCATGGGCGGCGGGACGCCACTGCTGGAAGCGAATCGAGCCGGCTGTGACGTGCTGGGTTATGATATCAATCCGATGGCGTACTGGATTGTCAAGCAAGAGATCGAACGCTTAGACCTGCCCACCTATCAAAAAGCGGCCTATGAGGTATCGGCACGGCTGGAGGAGCAAGTAGGGCCCTGGTATCGGACCACATGCCTCTCCTGCCGTCAGCCGGACGCCCAGGTTAAATACTTTGTGTGGGTCAAGACTCAGCAGTGCTCGAAGTGTGGCAAGAACTTTAACCTGTTCCCAGGATTTTTACTGGCAGAAAACCGGCGCCACCCAAAGAATGTACTGGTCTGCTCTGTCTGTGGCGAACTCAACGAAGTCGCCGATAAGAAAGCTCCTGGCGTATGTGCTCAGTGCAGCAATCCTTTGCTTCTCAAAGGTCCTGCACGCCGTAACCGTTGCCAGTGTCCCCAGTGTGGAGAGATCAACACGTATCCGCAGCGGCACAACGGTCCGCCTCAACATCGCATGTTCGCCATTGAGTACCACTGCCTACACTGTCAACCCCACCATCGCGGTCGTTTCTTTAAGAAACCTGACTCCGGAGACCTCGCTACATACACCCAAGCCGCTCAAGCCTGGGATTGTGTGCGCTCGACCTATGTCCCAGACGAAGAGATACCGGCCGGAGACGAAACAGACCGCCTCCATCGCTGGGGCTATCGCTATTACCGAGAAATGTTCAACGAGCGGCAACGCTTTGGGCTCGAACTCCTCTGCCGTGCGATTCACGAACAGACAGATGAGCGGATAAAACAGGCGCTGGCAACAAATCTGTCAGACCTGCTGCGCTACCAAAACACGTTGTGTCGGTATGACGCCTATGCCCTGAAGTCTCTCGATATCTTTTCCGTCCACGGCTTTCCGGTCGGTCTGATCGAATGTGAGTCAAATCTACTCGGCATCGTGAACCAGAGAACCGGGAACAACGTCGGCAGCGGAGGCTGGTCGAACATTGTCGAGAAGTTCCTGAAGGCCAAGCAGTACGGCGATCACCCGTTTGAAATCGACCACAGAGAAGGGAGAAAAGTTCAGATTCCGATCCGTGGCGAATGGATCGGCGAAGGCCACAGAGATGGCGCCGCGCGTCAGGTTTTCCTCACCTGCGGCAGTTCTACCCAAGCAGAGATTCCTCCGGGGTCGCTGGATGCCGTTTTGACCGATCCCCCCTACTTTGCCAATGTCCAGTACGCAGAGCTGATGGACTTCTGCTACGTCTGGCTTCGCCGCTTGCTGGGGAAGAAAGAGCAAGCGTTCAGGCGTAAATCAACGCGGAATAAAGATGAACTCACGGGCAATGCGACCATGGCTCGGGATATTACCCATTTCACCTGGGGTCTGTCAGCCGTGGTCTGCCGAATGGCAGACGCGCTCAAACCTGGAGCACCCTTCGTATTTACCTATCACCACAGAACGATTGAGGCATATTTTCCTCTGGCCATAGCCCTTCTCGACGCTGGCCTTGTCTGTTCGGCCTCTCTTCCTTGTCCGGCTGAAATGGGTGCCTCTATCCATATCAACGGGACGACGTCTTCCGTTGTTGACACCGTATTTGTGTGTCGCTCGACAGGACACGTCTCGCGCCGCACCCTTGTTTCAACGGCCGAAGAGGTCACCCGCTTGGTGACCGATGACTTAGCCCAGCTTCGGGAGAGTGGACTAAAACCAAGCCGTGGTGATGCGCGGTGCATCGCCTACGGCCATCTCATCCGTCTGGCTGTCTGGATTCTTCGCGGGGAGTGGCGCCCCGAGCATCCGGTTGAAGAAAAAATGCGGCGAGTCGCCAGCGCAGTCCAGTCCCTAGGAGGTGTTTCAGAAATTGAACAGCATCTCCCGGATGATCTCCTCCAGAAGGTGAACGGCAAGAATTTCCAGATCCACGAGACCACAACAGCCTACGGCCCCGACGATGAACTATCCTTTTGA
- a CDS encoding TldD/PmbA family protein, translated as MDQQAAIDYVLSLAREQGEPEVDLIVERSEQLSLRVLNGQVEKIDQATALGLGIRVVHQGRTGIASTERLEAAALEKAFRSARENALLNDPTEVVLPQAAPDLPDPQDLELLNPAIERLTVDELGAFGLEVEATARQADARVTAVPYLTVSRSSSAYRIVSTHGVDYQQRQNNVGAYCQALLEDGERRKSGGHMWVGRAWDPTQSTLIGSTAVRKAADLLTAGPVSGGQVPVVLDEYCAPQLLGLYLGCFSAEAAQKGQSRLQGRLGELIADESLDLSTEPHRVGAGSSRYMDAEGIPTRTVPLIAKGRFEEFMYHIESARRDGRESNGHAGRSYSGGIVTSGHNIVMPTGAHSLDALSGLPEKCLLVTELEGAAGCNPLSGDISIGVQGFWIENGQRQQAVDSVTIAGNFFDLLKAIRARGNTYQPNLSRMFIPAVLVDGLTVSS; from the coding sequence ATGGATCAGCAGGCTGCGATTGACTACGTGCTGTCCCTGGCCCGCGAGCAGGGCGAGCCCGAGGTTGACCTGATTGTCGAGCGCAGCGAACAGCTGTCGCTGCGCGTGCTGAACGGCCAGGTTGAGAAAATCGACCAGGCGACCGCGCTCGGGCTCGGTATCCGGGTCGTACACCAGGGCCGAACCGGCATCGCCTCGACCGAGCGCCTGGAAGCCGCGGCCTTGGAAAAAGCCTTTCGGTCGGCCAGGGAAAACGCCCTGCTCAACGATCCGACCGAGGTGGTGCTGCCCCAGGCCGCCCCCGATCTGCCCGACCCCCAGGACCTTGAGCTGTTGAATCCCGCCATTGAGCGGCTGACGGTTGACGAGCTGGGCGCGTTTGGTCTGGAGGTTGAAGCCACCGCCCGCCAGGCCGACGCGCGGGTGACTGCGGTGCCCTACCTGACGGTGTCGCGTTCCAGCTCCGCCTACCGCATCGTCTCGACCCACGGGGTTGACTACCAACAGCGCCAAAACAATGTCGGGGCCTACTGCCAGGCTCTGCTCGAAGACGGCGAGCGTCGCAAGAGCGGCGGCCATATGTGGGTCGGACGGGCCTGGGATCCGACTCAGAGTACGCTCATCGGCAGCACGGCCGTCCGTAAAGCCGCCGACCTGTTGACGGCCGGCCCGGTGTCCGGCGGACAGGTGCCGGTCGTGCTCGACGAGTACTGTGCGCCGCAACTGCTCGGCCTCTACCTGGGCTGCTTCTCGGCCGAAGCCGCCCAAAAGGGGCAATCCCGCTTGCAGGGCCGGCTGGGCGAGCTGATCGCCGACGAGTCATTGGACCTGAGCACCGAACCCCACCGGGTCGGAGCGGGCAGCTCGCGCTATATGGACGCCGAGGGGATCCCGACCCGCACGGTTCCGCTGATTGCCAAAGGTCGCTTTGAGGAGTTCATGTACCACATCGAGTCGGCGCGTCGCGACGGACGCGAGTCCAACGGGCACGCCGGGCGGAGCTACAGCGGCGGGATTGTGACCTCGGGGCATAATATCGTGATGCCGACCGGCGCCCACAGCCTGGACGCCTTGAGCGGCCTGCCGGAAAAATGTCTGCTGGTGACCGAGCTTGAAGGCGCGGCCGGCTGCAACCCGCTGAGCGGCGATATTTCCATCGGCGTGCAGGGCTTCTGGATCGAGAACGGCCAGCGTCAACAGGCCGTTGATAGCGTGACGATTGCCGGCAACTTTTTCGATCTGCTCAAAGCCATCCGCGCCCGGGGGAATACCTATCAGCCAAACCTGAGCCGGATGTTCATTCCGGCCGTGCTGGTCGACGGCCTGACGGTGTCGAGTTAG
- a CDS encoding TldD/PmbA family protein, translating to MLPETTVRKILDLGLSRGADFAEVFVEESESSSIDLLEQKLDRINSGNAFGVGIRLLFGNESAYGYSSDVSEDALLRLASNLAREAKAGGSSTAFHKEQVADRHPVMIDPASVSKNERVELLRQLDGLTRQTGSVIRQVGASVAEKQRSVLIANSDGLWIEDSAHYSRLRLSAIAEDGDGPQTAMESPGVLGGYEFFQGLDLATLANDAGQRAIRMARAGYIEGGTMPVIIGNGFGGVIFHEACGHPLETEAIRKNASPFVGKIGETVAQSVLTAIDDGTLDHRWGSINVDDEGEPAKRTVLIENGVLRAYLADRIGARQVGVPQTGSGRRESYKFAPVSRMRNTYIDNGPHTPEEIIASVEYGLYAKKMGGGSVDPSTGEFNFAVQEGYIVRDGKIAEAVRGATLIGKGYEILPRISMVGNDLEFAAGMCGASSGWVPTTVGQPTLKVDSILVGGR from the coding sequence ATGCTGCCTGAAACAACCGTCCGCAAGATTCTGGACCTTGGCCTGAGCCGTGGCGCGGATTTTGCCGAGGTCTTTGTCGAAGAATCCGAAAGCTCGTCCATTGACTTGTTGGAACAGAAGCTCGACCGGATCAACTCCGGCAACGCCTTTGGCGTCGGCATTCGTCTGCTGTTCGGCAATGAGTCCGCCTATGGCTACAGCAGTGATGTGTCCGAAGACGCGTTGCTGCGGCTGGCCTCGAATCTGGCCCGCGAGGCCAAAGCCGGCGGATCGTCCACCGCCTTCCACAAGGAACAGGTGGCGGATCGGCATCCGGTGATGATCGACCCGGCCAGCGTATCCAAAAACGAGCGGGTCGAGCTGCTGCGCCAGCTCGACGGGCTGACCCGCCAGACCGGTTCGGTCATCCGTCAGGTTGGCGCCTCGGTGGCCGAGAAACAGCGCTCGGTGCTGATTGCCAACAGCGACGGCCTGTGGATTGAGGATTCCGCGCATTACTCCCGGCTGCGGCTCAGCGCGATTGCCGAAGACGGCGACGGACCGCAGACGGCCATGGAAAGCCCCGGGGTGCTGGGCGGCTATGAGTTCTTTCAGGGTCTCGATTTGGCCACCCTGGCCAACGACGCCGGACAGCGGGCGATCCGCATGGCCAGGGCCGGTTATATTGAGGGCGGGACGATGCCGGTGATTATCGGCAACGGCTTTGGGGGGGTGATCTTCCACGAGGCCTGCGGCCATCCGCTGGAAACCGAAGCCATCCGCAAGAACGCCTCACCGTTTGTCGGCAAGATCGGCGAAACCGTCGCCCAGTCCGTGCTGACGGCGATTGACGACGGCACGCTCGACCACCGCTGGGGGTCCATCAATGTCGATGATGAGGGGGAACCGGCCAAGCGAACCGTGTTGATCGAAAACGGCGTGCTCAGAGCCTATCTGGCCGACCGTATTGGCGCCCGCCAGGTCGGCGTGCCGCAGACCGGCTCGGGACGGCGTGAGTCGTACAAATTCGCCCCGGTGTCGCGGATGCGCAACACCTATATCGACAACGGACCGCATACTCCCGAGGAGATCATCGCCTCTGTGGAGTATGGTCTGTACGCCAAAAAGATGGGCGGTGGCTCGGTCGATCCGTCCACCGGTGAGTTCAATTTTGCGGTCCAGGAAGGCTACATCGTGCGGGACGGCAAAATTGCCGAAGCGGTGCGGGGGGCGACCCTGATCGGCAAGGGCTATGAAATCCTGCCGCGTATCTCGATGGTCGGCAACGATCTGGAGTTTGCCGCCGGCATGTGCGGTGCGTCGAGCGGCTGGGTACCGACCACGGTCGGCCAGCCAACGCTGAAAGTCGACTCCATTCTGGTCGGAGGCCGCTAA